Proteins encoded by one window of Actinocorallia herbida:
- a CDS encoding PH domain-containing protein: MPGTTTWRPRKTRATAIAMAVLIMATMVWLAIAISDTFKTGDRIGIVLFGLFVVWVLSLLARVKVVADDDGLTVVNPLRKHRYAWAEIVGVSLGVGAPWPYLDLADGTTKGLVGIQGSEGEAAREAVAELKAFIADRGEGAEPA; encoded by the coding sequence ATGCCCGGCACCACCACCTGGCGGCCGCGCAAGACGCGGGCCACCGCCATCGCGATGGCGGTCCTGATCATGGCCACCATGGTCTGGCTCGCCATCGCGATCTCCGACACCTTCAAGACCGGTGACCGGATCGGCATCGTGCTGTTCGGCCTGTTCGTGGTGTGGGTGCTGTCCCTGCTGGCCCGGGTGAAGGTCGTCGCCGACGACGACGGCCTCACCGTGGTCAATCCGCTGCGCAAGCACCGGTACGCCTGGGCGGAGATCGTCGGCGTCAGCCTCGGCGTCGGCGCCCCCTGGCCCTACCTCGACCTCGCCGACGGCACCACCAAGGGTCTCGTCGGCATCCAGGGCTCCGAAGGCGAGGCGGCCCGCGAGGCCGTCGCCGAACTGAAGGCGTTCATCGCCGACCGCGGCGAGGGCGCCGAGCCCGCCTGA
- a CDS encoding aldose 1-epimerase family protein, which produces MMLSGNQYEIAAGGYRAAATEQGGSLRELTHEGAPLVIGFAPDEVVDGAAGQILAPWPNRIAHGTYVFEGVEQHTPITEPDRDCAIHGLVRWEPWTVTEHEADRVTLVHRLLGRPGYPYRLDLSVTYSLDARTGLTVRLGAANAGTRNAPYGQSAHPYLTVGRPLDECTVTFGASHYQPVNERLIPSGAPVPVAGTRYDLSSGGVFGARRIDTAYTGLEFADGRAWVGLSGGGRTVGLWADDGHPWLQLYTADHMGERARTGLAAEPMTCPPNAFNTGVDLITLKPGDAFASSWGIISL; this is translated from the coding sequence ATGATGCTTTCGGGGAATCAGTACGAGATCGCCGCGGGCGGCTACCGGGCCGCGGCCACCGAGCAGGGCGGCAGCCTGCGGGAGCTGACGCACGAGGGCGCCCCCCTCGTCATCGGCTTCGCCCCGGACGAGGTGGTCGACGGCGCGGCGGGGCAGATCCTCGCCCCGTGGCCCAACCGCATCGCGCACGGCACCTACGTCTTCGAGGGAGTCGAGCAGCACACCCCGATCACCGAGCCGGACCGCGACTGCGCGATCCACGGCCTGGTCCGGTGGGAGCCGTGGACCGTCACCGAGCACGAGGCCGACCGCGTCACCCTCGTGCACCGGCTGCTCGGCCGCCCCGGCTACCCCTACCGGCTCGACCTGTCGGTCACCTACTCCCTCGACGCGCGCACCGGCCTGACCGTCCGGCTCGGCGCGGCCAACGCGGGCACCCGCAACGCCCCCTACGGGCAGAGCGCCCACCCGTACCTCACCGTCGGCCGGCCGCTCGACGAGTGCACCGTGACGTTCGGGGCCAGCCACTACCAGCCCGTGAACGAGCGGCTCATCCCGTCCGGCGCGCCCGTGCCCGTCGCGGGCACCCGGTACGACCTCAGCTCCGGCGGCGTCTTCGGCGCCCGCCGCATCGACACCGCCTACACCGGCCTGGAGTTCGCCGACGGCCGCGCCTGGGTGGGCCTGTCGGGCGGCGGCCGCACCGTCGGGCTGTGGGCCGATGACGGCCACCCGTGGCTCCAGCTCTATACCGCCGACCACATGGGCGAACGCGCCCGTACGGGCCTCGCCGCGGAGCCGATGACCTGCCCGCCGAACGCCTTCAACACCGGAGTGGACCTCATCACTCTCAAACCAGGTGACGCGTTCGCCAGTTCTTGGGGGATCATCTCCTTGTGA
- a CDS encoding DUF6986 family protein, protein MNLSVSTTDDLAERVRALAAASAGRTGTAEGRQPVHTVFVPADRFSRTTTADWGAQALRLLNKHTPGDGSFGASFMLDPSLAGQIRARVAAKLAREPIEDLRIDFGPAYGDRWSDTEEDGHVEQVVEAVATSYNAQQLPHFWGVRVKSFSGGGHARAMRTLDGFLTSLRDRLGRLPGGFTITLPDVTGAEQVAVFTDFLDRLEAALGLPNGTLRFEVQIDAPAGLADQRGGLGVRRVLVSGQGRIQTVHFGGLDYASALGLPEEQRRLDHPVCDFARHVLQTTTAGWGVRLSDGPPHLTPRDDSADEVVPAWQAHATEVRHSLAHGFYQGWDTDPAHLPARYAALFDFHLSGVEAAIGRLEAAPERSAALLDRLQRGVACGALDPEVLQG, encoded by the coding sequence GTGAACCTCAGCGTCTCCACGACCGACGATCTGGCAGAGCGGGTCCGCGCACTGGCCGCGGCGTCGGCGGGCCGCACCGGTACCGCAGAGGGCCGCCAGCCCGTCCACACGGTGTTCGTCCCGGCCGACCGCTTCTCGCGCACCACCACCGCCGACTGGGGCGCGCAGGCGCTGCGGCTGCTCAACAAGCACACGCCGGGCGACGGCTCGTTCGGCGCGTCGTTCATGCTCGACCCGTCGCTGGCCGGGCAGATCCGGGCGCGGGTGGCGGCCAAGCTCGCGCGCGAGCCGATCGAGGATCTGCGCATCGACTTCGGCCCCGCCTACGGCGACCGGTGGTCGGACACCGAGGAGGACGGGCACGTCGAGCAGGTCGTCGAGGCCGTCGCGACCTCCTACAACGCCCAGCAGCTCCCGCACTTCTGGGGCGTGCGCGTCAAGTCGTTCTCCGGCGGCGGGCACGCGCGGGCGATGCGGACCCTCGACGGCTTCCTCACCTCCCTGCGCGACAGGCTCGGAAGGCTTCCCGGCGGCTTCACCATCACCCTGCCGGACGTCACGGGGGCCGAGCAGGTCGCGGTCTTCACCGACTTCCTCGACAGGCTGGAGGCCGCACTCGGCCTGCCCAACGGCACACTGCGCTTCGAGGTGCAGATCGACGCGCCCGCGGGCCTCGCCGACCAGCGCGGCGGGCTCGGCGTCCGGCGGGTCCTGGTCTCCGGGCAGGGCCGGATCCAGACCGTCCACTTCGGCGGGCTCGACTACGCCTCGGCGCTCGGCCTGCCCGAGGAGCAGCGGCGGCTCGACCACCCCGTCTGCGACTTCGCCCGGCACGTCCTCCAGACGACGACGGCGGGCTGGGGCGTCCGGCTGTCCGACGGGCCCCCGCACCTGACGCCCAGGGACGACTCGGCCGACGAGGTCGTCCCGGCCTGGCAGGCGCACGCCACCGAGGTCAGGCACTCCCTCGCGCACGGCTTCTACCAGGGCTGGGACACCGATCCGGCGCACCTGCCCGCCCGCTATGCCGCGCTGTTCGACTTCCACCTCAGCGGGGTGGAGGCGGCGATCGGGCGGCTCGAGGCCGCGCCGGAGCGCTCGGCCGCGCTGCTCGACCGGCTCCAGCGGGGCGTCGCCTGCGGCGCGCTGGACCCCGAGGTCCTCCAGGGCTGA
- the ribH gene encoding 6,7-dimethyl-8-ribityllumazine synthase translates to MSGAGRPEDTTVEAAGLTIGIVAARWHGEITDQLLARAVEAAKACGAEPVVARVAGTLELSVVAQQFARDHDAAVALGCVVRGETAHFDYVCDSVTAGLTRISLDEATPVGNGVLTCENLDQARARAGLPGSTEDKGWESVVAALDAALTLRDLRARDGGR, encoded by the coding sequence ATGAGCGGAGCGGGACGTCCGGAGGACACCACCGTCGAGGCGGCGGGCCTCACCATCGGGATCGTGGCCGCGCGCTGGCACGGCGAGATCACCGACCAGCTGCTGGCCCGGGCCGTCGAGGCGGCCAAGGCGTGCGGCGCGGAACCCGTCGTGGCCCGGGTCGCCGGGACGCTCGAGCTGTCGGTCGTGGCCCAGCAGTTCGCCCGCGACCACGACGCCGCGGTCGCGCTCGGCTGCGTGGTGCGGGGTGAGACGGCTCACTTCGACTACGTGTGCGACTCGGTCACCGCGGGGCTGACCAGGATCTCGCTCGACGAGGCGACGCCCGTCGGCAACGGCGTGCTCACCTGCGAGAACCTGGACCAGGCGCGCGCCCGCGCGGGCCTGCCCGGCAGCACCGAGGACAAGGGCTGGGAGTCGGTCGTGGCGGCCCTGGACGCCGCGCTGACCCTGCGCGACCTGCGGGCCCGCGACGGCGGCCGCTGA
- a CDS encoding FKBP-type peptidyl-prolyl cis-trans isomerase encodes MALTKPEIDFPEGNPPANLEITDLVVGEGDEAKKGHQVHVHYVGVAFSTGEEFDSSWSRNEAFVFPLGAGRVIKGWDMGVAGMKVGGRRKLVIPAHLGYGARGAGGAIGPNETLIFVVDLLGVS; translated from the coding sequence ATGGCGCTGACCAAGCCCGAGATCGACTTCCCCGAGGGCAACCCGCCCGCCAACCTGGAGATCACCGACCTGGTGGTCGGCGAGGGCGACGAGGCCAAGAAGGGCCACCAGGTCCACGTCCACTACGTCGGCGTGGCCTTCTCCACCGGCGAGGAGTTCGACTCCTCCTGGAGCCGCAACGAGGCGTTCGTCTTCCCGCTCGGCGCGGGCCGCGTCATCAAGGGCTGGGACATGGGCGTGGCCGGCATGAAGGTCGGCGGCCGCCGCAAGCTGGTCATCCCCGCGCACCTGGGCTACGGCGCGCGCGGCGCGGGCGGCGCGATCGGCCCGAACGAGACGCTGATCTTCGTGGTCGACCTGCTCGGCGTCAGCTGA
- a CDS encoding PucR family transcriptional regulator has translation METRTDLWTRRTGETHTVPPRLRLASTGTLKYGLPVREVLGVSTLADAELVAGAAGLDRIVQRLNVMEVPDVLAWVKPNELLLTTGYPLRNRPEALGHLVTGLNERGVAALAVKPGAYLDELPKEMLARADRLGFPLIQLPEHVGFDDILNQVLTDILNRQAAILARTEEVHRALVQIVLAGGGLPEVTAELAELLDGAVLALDGDERVLAGAGSAADLKTLELWLERHHGLGLHGDRVVVPVAAAGEDHGLIAAYFPGRELSDTEVGILERAATVAALVVTKQQAVAAVESKYRADFLRDVLAGRAGDAERVVAHCAGFGWDLARPVAVIVASPDLESDGSAVPVRQPDSAKHAQERLAAAWAAAVRRRDRDAAVAAFAHEVVAVVGLPAEGTLADLVAGLVREVSTAEGLEFTTGVSRPAPGPATLPEAYDQAGKAVRVGRQLHGPGETAHFDALGVYRLLSLVDDSAELHAFVAETLGDLAGDADPEAADLRRTLQVLLETNLNVAETARRLHFHYNTLRYRIGKLERMLGPFTEDPHLQLNVNLALRVLRMRGI, from the coding sequence ATGGAAACACGCACCGACCTCTGGACCCGCAGGACCGGCGAGACCCACACCGTCCCGCCGCGGCTGCGCCTCGCCAGCACGGGCACCCTGAAATACGGCCTCCCCGTCCGCGAGGTGCTCGGCGTGTCCACCCTCGCCGACGCCGAACTCGTCGCGGGCGCGGCGGGGCTCGACCGGATCGTGCAGCGCCTGAACGTCATGGAGGTGCCGGACGTCCTGGCCTGGGTGAAGCCGAACGAGCTGCTCCTCACCACCGGATACCCGCTGCGCAACCGGCCGGAGGCGCTCGGCCACCTGGTGACGGGGCTGAACGAGCGGGGCGTCGCGGCCCTCGCCGTCAAGCCCGGGGCCTATCTTGACGAGCTGCCGAAGGAGATGCTGGCGCGCGCCGACCGGCTCGGCTTCCCGCTCATCCAGCTCCCCGAGCACGTCGGCTTCGACGACATCCTCAACCAGGTGCTCACCGACATCCTCAACCGGCAGGCCGCGATCCTCGCCCGCACCGAGGAGGTGCACCGCGCGCTCGTCCAGATCGTGCTGGCCGGAGGCGGACTGCCGGAGGTGACGGCGGAACTCGCCGAACTCCTCGACGGCGCCGTGCTCGCGCTGGACGGCGACGAGCGGGTCCTGGCCGGGGCCGGTTCCGCCGCCGACCTGAAGACCCTCGAGCTCTGGCTGGAGCGCCACCACGGCCTCGGCCTGCACGGCGACCGGGTGGTCGTGCCCGTCGCCGCGGCGGGTGAGGACCACGGCCTGATCGCCGCGTACTTCCCCGGCCGCGAGCTGAGCGACACCGAGGTCGGCATCCTGGAGCGGGCCGCGACCGTCGCCGCGCTCGTCGTCACCAAGCAGCAGGCCGTCGCGGCGGTGGAGAGCAAGTACCGCGCCGACTTCCTGCGCGACGTCCTGGCCGGCCGGGCCGGGGACGCCGAGCGGGTCGTCGCGCACTGCGCCGGGTTCGGCTGGGATCTCGCCAGGCCGGTCGCGGTGATCGTCGCCTCACCCGATCTGGAGTCCGACGGGTCGGCCGTCCCCGTCCGGCAGCCGGACAGCGCCAAGCACGCCCAGGAAAGGCTGGCCGCGGCCTGGGCCGCCGCCGTGCGCCGCCGGGACCGGGACGCCGCGGTCGCCGCGTTCGCGCACGAGGTCGTCGCGGTCGTCGGCCTGCCCGCCGAGGGCACGCTCGCCGATCTCGTGGCCGGGCTGGTCCGGGAGGTCTCGACCGCCGAGGGCCTGGAGTTCACGACCGGGGTGAGCCGCCCGGCGCCGGGCCCCGCGACGCTGCCTGAGGCCTACGACCAGGCCGGCAAGGCGGTCCGGGTGGGCAGGCAGCTGCACGGGCCGGGCGAGACCGCGCACTTCGACGCCCTGGGCGTCTACCGGCTGCTCAGCCTCGTGGACGACAGCGCGGAACTGCACGCGTTCGTCGCCGAGACCCTGGGCGACCTCGCCGGGGACGCCGATCCCGAGGCCGCGGACCTGCGCCGCACCCTCCAGGTGCTCCTGGAGACCAACCTCAACGTCGCCGAGACCGCCCGCCGCCTGCACTTCCACTACAACACCCTGCGCTACCGCATCGGCAAGCTGGAGCGCATGCTCGGCCCGTTCACCGAGGACCCGCACCTCCAGCTCAACGTCAACCTGGCGCTGCGGGTCCTGCGGATGCGCGGCATCTAG
- a CDS encoding DUF2877 domain-containing protein yields the protein MTDRPAPRLLVTEPADGTSLPPVPGAASLALREVLERPRTPARVVAVFPSSVYLLLKSGADPRVVVLAGSDEARPANSVIVPSVSRHQPFAGVREGDEAWVGDGLVEAGDFGVRVKRWWDPRPVLGPLTTAGLRHSVMALENVLDPAACGLAGHPGPAALAAHCAAGDLARAVPAAERIVGLGPGLTPSGDDVLAGLLLSLRLLGSVLDGGGRAVWLAGWLAAAVTADTETRTTPMGAAALHCAAAGRPAAEAAAVLRGLAGREQLVPAVGRLARPGRAGGQDLAWGLLAGARATLALRGEAVRRATA from the coding sequence GTGACGGACCGCCCGGCTCCCCGGCTCCTGGTGACCGAACCTGCCGACGGAACGAGCCTGCCCCCCGTGCCGGGCGCGGCCAGCCTCGCCCTGCGCGAGGTCCTGGAACGGCCGCGCACGCCCGCCCGGGTCGTCGCGGTGTTCCCGTCGTCGGTGTACCTGCTGCTGAAATCCGGCGCCGACCCGCGGGTGGTGGTGCTGGCCGGATCCGACGAGGCCCGCCCCGCCAACTCCGTGATCGTGCCGTCCGTCTCGCGCCACCAGCCCTTCGCCGGAGTCCGCGAAGGCGACGAGGCGTGGGTGGGGGACGGGCTGGTCGAGGCCGGCGACTTCGGGGTCCGGGTCAAACGCTGGTGGGATCCCCGGCCCGTCCTCGGGCCGCTCACCACGGCGGGGCTGCGCCACTCCGTCATGGCCCTGGAGAACGTGCTCGACCCGGCGGCCTGCGGGCTCGCCGGGCACCCCGGCCCCGCGGCGCTCGCCGCGCACTGCGCGGCCGGCGACCTCGCCCGCGCCGTCCCGGCCGCCGAGCGGATCGTCGGGCTCGGGCCCGGCCTCACGCCCAGCGGCGACGACGTCCTCGCCGGCCTGCTCCTCTCGCTGCGCCTGCTGGGCTCGGTCCTCGACGGCGGCGGCCGGGCCGTCTGGCTCGCGGGCTGGCTCGCCGCGGCCGTCACCGCCGACACCGAGACCCGCACGACGCCCATGGGCGCGGCCGCGCTGCACTGCGCCGCGGCCGGAAGGCCCGCCGCCGAGGCCGCCGCCGTGCTGCGCGGCCTTGCCGGGCGTGAACAGCTCGTCCCCGCCGTGGGGCGGCTGGCCAGGCCCGGCCGCGCCGGAGGTCAGGATCTCGCCTGGGGACTGCTCGCGGGGGCGCGGGCCACCCTGGCGCTGCGCGGCGAAGCCGTGCGCCGGGCGACCGCGTGA
- a CDS encoding sulfite oxidase, which translates to MLREELRKGDGDREMNWEEMRGVGHHTPTDRFFVHHHTDAPVIDVSTWTLTLHGDGLKDGPVTFDHHDLKAMPSVTMSAFLECAGNGRTFYTSQQNQRVSGTPWGLGAIGVAEWTGVPLRHVLEHAGLRDDAVDLMPRGLDSSYVEDGVDHGRFRRPLPVTKAMKDVLVVWEMNGAPLTREHGFPIRLIVPDWVGVASIKWLGDIEVSTSALHSPWSTDFYRLFGLGYPDEGSAPLTTMPVKSAFEIAPYAKLTRDEEVLLTGRSWSGNGPIRSVEVSTDGGRSWAPARMVGPRLAHTWAQWELPWCPDRRGPAVLMARATDELGVTEALGSPYNAKGYLWSGVVRHEITVV; encoded by the coding sequence ATGCTGCGGGAAGAACTTCGCAAGGGCGACGGCGACCGGGAGATGAACTGGGAGGAGATGCGCGGAGTCGGCCACCACACCCCGACCGACCGGTTCTTCGTGCACCACCACACCGACGCGCCCGTGATCGACGTCTCGACCTGGACGCTCACCCTGCACGGCGACGGCCTGAAAGACGGCCCGGTCACCTTCGACCACCACGACCTGAAGGCCATGCCGTCGGTGACGATGAGCGCCTTCCTGGAGTGCGCGGGCAACGGCCGGACCTTCTACACCTCGCAGCAGAACCAGCGGGTCTCCGGCACGCCCTGGGGGCTCGGCGCCATCGGCGTGGCCGAGTGGACCGGGGTGCCGCTCCGGCACGTCCTGGAGCACGCCGGCCTCCGCGACGACGCCGTCGACCTCATGCCGCGCGGCCTCGACTCCTCCTACGTCGAGGACGGCGTCGACCACGGCAGGTTCCGCAGGCCGCTGCCGGTCACCAAGGCGATGAAGGACGTCCTCGTCGTCTGGGAGATGAACGGCGCGCCGCTCACCCGCGAGCACGGCTTCCCGATCCGGCTGATCGTCCCCGACTGGGTCGGCGTCGCCTCGATCAAGTGGCTCGGCGACATCGAGGTGTCCACCTCGGCCCTGCACTCTCCGTGGAGCACCGACTTCTACCGGCTGTTCGGCCTCGGCTACCCCGACGAGGGCAGCGCGCCGCTCACCACGATGCCCGTCAAGAGCGCCTTCGAGATCGCGCCCTACGCCAAGCTCACCCGCGACGAGGAGGTCCTGCTCACCGGCCGCTCCTGGTCGGGCAACGGCCCGATCCGCTCGGTCGAGGTCAGCACCGACGGCGGCCGGAGCTGGGCGCCCGCCCGGATGGTCGGCCCCCGGCTGGCGCACACCTGGGCCCAGTGGGAGCTGCCCTGGTGTCCGGACCGGCGCGGGCCCGCCGTCCTCATGGCACGGGCCACCGACGAGCTCGGCGTCACCGAGGCGCTCGGATCCCCTTACAACGCCAAGGGCTACCTGTGGTCCGGCGTCGTCCGCCACGAGATCACCGTCGTCTGA
- a CDS encoding polysaccharide deacetylase family protein translates to MRGGFPLLSSAVAVALAVAAGVWPSIRSAALGGPDAAEVRAAAVIPDQDWTLPAKGSYTLPAASADGLPPVITNIETQDKVVFLTIDDGYEYDAEFVKIIRERKVPILTFLTTSYIPMHGPYFWALKNAGSQMENHTVNHANLPGLDAEGQKKEICGASDAIEQQYARRPAIFRPPFGAFNDTTKQVAKECGLKSIILWSAEYYNGTTSPQGVPDAFARGDGGQGFKPGDIILMHYRKGLAKQMTTMLGWIEEQGFKPAALENYLPVSLGGNAPG, encoded by the coding sequence ATGCGCGGCGGATTCCCCCTGTTGTCCAGTGCTGTCGCGGTGGCCCTCGCGGTCGCCGCCGGAGTGTGGCCCTCGATTCGGTCGGCGGCCCTCGGCGGCCCGGACGCGGCCGAGGTGCGGGCCGCGGCGGTCATCCCGGATCAGGACTGGACCCTCCCGGCGAAGGGTTCTTACACCCTGCCCGCCGCCTCTGCCGACGGACTGCCGCCCGTCATCACCAATATAGAGACGCAGGACAAGGTCGTCTTCCTGACGATCGACGACGGCTACGAGTACGACGCGGAGTTCGTCAAGATCATCCGGGAGCGGAAGGTCCCGATCCTGACCTTCCTCACGACCTCCTACATCCCCATGCACGGTCCCTACTTCTGGGCGCTCAAGAACGCCGGCTCCCAGATGGAGAACCACACCGTCAACCACGCCAACCTCCCGGGGCTGGACGCCGAGGGCCAGAAGAAGGAGATCTGCGGCGCGTCCGACGCGATCGAGCAGCAGTACGCCCGCCGTCCCGCCATCTTCCGCCCGCCCTTCGGCGCCTTCAACGACACCACCAAGCAGGTGGCCAAGGAGTGCGGCCTGAAGTCGATCATCCTGTGGTCGGCGGAGTACTACAACGGCACCACCTCGCCCCAGGGCGTCCCCGACGCGTTCGCGCGCGGCGACGGAGGCCAGGGCTTCAAGCCGGGCGACATCATCCTCATGCACTACCGCAAGGGCCTGGCCAAGCAGATGACGACGATGCTCGGCTGGATCGAGGAGCAGGGCTTCAAGCCCGCGGCCCTGGAGAACTACCTCCCGGTGTCGCTGGGCGGCAACGCCCCGGGCTAG
- a CDS encoding sodium:solute symporter family protein, with amino-acid sequence MSLPVEALGRFFEVIFLAQANDDLRLDVNGIDWLLLAIYFATVLGIGFAARLTVRSSVDFFLSGRSMPAWITGLAFLSANLGATEILGMAANGAQYGLMTTHYYWIGAVPAMVFLGIVMMPFYYKSGVHSVPEFLRRRFNSATQLLNAVSFAIAQVLIAGINLYALALVMRALVGWPLPVSVVVAAIFVLIYITLGGLSSAIYNEVLQFFVIVAGLIPVVYLGLRKVGGISGLKDAINQSPLGNPGLHTWADTGFGTPNPMNASWLGIVLGLGFVLSFGYWTTNFAEVQRGLSAKNTAAARMTPIVAAFPKIFIPILTVVPGMVALVVFPQLSQPGADYNNAIPLLMGDVLPNGVLGVALTGLLASFMAGMAANVSGFNTVFTYDIWKPYLMKGRTDHYYLNTGRWVTVIGVVCGIFTAFIAAQYSNIMAYMQQLFSFFNAPLFATFIVGLLWRRMTPWAGFWGLLIGTLSAVVSYVLYETGVLRDFYGTDLNASFWGAGIAFVVDVVVSIVVSKMTARTAKSTAELRGLVRGIPSDRPDDFQTGDDKWYRSPVKLGLGALVLSLACYIPFW; translated from the coding sequence GTGAGCTTGCCGGTGGAGGCGCTGGGAAGATTCTTCGAGGTGATCTTCCTCGCGCAGGCCAACGACGACCTCCGGTTGGACGTCAACGGCATCGACTGGTTGCTGCTCGCGATCTACTTCGCGACGGTCCTCGGCATCGGCTTCGCGGCACGGCTCACCGTCCGCTCCAGCGTCGACTTCTTCCTGTCGGGCCGGTCGATGCCCGCGTGGATCACCGGCCTCGCCTTCCTGTCGGCGAACCTCGGCGCCACCGAGATCCTCGGCATGGCCGCCAACGGCGCCCAGTACGGCCTGATGACCACGCACTACTACTGGATCGGCGCCGTCCCTGCGATGGTGTTCCTCGGCATCGTCATGATGCCGTTCTATTACAAGTCGGGCGTGCACTCGGTGCCGGAGTTCCTGCGGCGCCGCTTCAACTCCGCCACCCAGCTGCTGAACGCCGTCTCGTTCGCGATCGCGCAGGTGCTCATCGCCGGCATCAACCTGTACGCGCTGGCGCTGGTGATGCGGGCGCTCGTCGGCTGGCCGCTGCCGGTCTCGGTGGTGGTCGCCGCGATCTTCGTCCTCATCTACATCACGCTGGGCGGCCTGTCCTCGGCGATCTACAACGAGGTGCTCCAGTTCTTCGTGATCGTCGCGGGCCTGATCCCCGTCGTCTACCTGGGGCTGCGCAAGGTCGGCGGGATCTCGGGGCTGAAGGACGCGATCAACCAGAGCCCTCTCGGCAACCCGGGCCTGCACACCTGGGCCGACACCGGGTTCGGCACGCCGAACCCGATGAACGCCAGCTGGCTCGGCATCGTCCTCGGCCTCGGCTTCGTGCTCTCCTTCGGCTACTGGACGACGAACTTCGCGGAGGTCCAGCGCGGCCTGTCGGCCAAGAACACCGCGGCGGCCCGGATGACGCCGATCGTCGCCGCCTTCCCGAAGATCTTCATTCCGATCCTGACGGTCGTGCCGGGCATGGTCGCGCTCGTGGTGTTCCCGCAGCTCAGCCAGCCCGGCGCCGACTACAACAATGCCATCCCACTGCTCATGGGCGACGTGCTGCCCAACGGCGTCCTCGGGGTGGCGCTCACCGGCCTGCTCGCGTCGTTCATGGCGGGCATGGCGGCCAACGTCTCCGGTTTCAACACGGTCTTCACCTACGACATCTGGAAGCCGTACCTGATGAAGGGGCGGACCGACCACTACTACCTGAACACCGGCCGGTGGGTCACGGTGATCGGCGTCGTCTGCGGCATCTTCACCGCCTTCATCGCAGCGCAGTACAGCAACATCATGGCGTACATGCAGCAGCTGTTCTCGTTCTTCAACGCGCCGCTGTTCGCCACCTTCATCGTCGGCCTCCTGTGGCGCAGGATGACGCCCTGGGCCGGTTTCTGGGGCCTGCTCATCGGCACGCTGAGCGCCGTCGTCTCGTACGTGCTCTATGAGACGGGCGTCCTGCGCGACTTCTACGGCACCGACCTCAACGCCAGCTTCTGGGGTGCGGGCATCGCCTTCGTCGTCGACGTCGTGGTGTCGATCGTCGTCAGCAAGATGACGGCGCGCACCGCCAAGTCGACCGCGGAGCTGCGCGGCCTCGTCCGCGGCATCCCGTCGGACCGGCCGGACGACTTCCAGACGGGAGACGACAAGTGGTACCGGTCGCCGGTGAAGCTCGGCCTCGGTGCGCTGGTGCTGTCCCTCGCCTGCTACATCCCCTTCTGGTAG
- the hisG gene encoding ATP phosphoribosyltransferase gives MLSLVLPKGSLEKATFDLFAAADLSVRRASERDYRASIDDPRIDKVRVLRPQEIPTYLEQGLFDLGITGRDWITETDADVVSLGELKYSKVTSNPVKVIMAVPEDAPWQTVADLPDGVRISTEFPALTDRFLEKHGVKAKVFPSYGATEAKVPDIVDVIVDLTETGSSLRKNGLRILDTLLTSYTELVANREAYENPEKRAAMEDIALLLQGVIRARGQVLIKLNVPAGQLQDVLNVVPAMASPTVTPLAGGEMYAVESVVAKAGINELIPNVKAAGGRDILEIPISKIVD, from the coding sequence GTGCTCTCCCTCGTTCTGCCCAAGGGTTCCCTGGAGAAGGCGACCTTCGATCTGTTCGCCGCGGCCGACCTGTCGGTCCGCCGCGCCAGCGAGCGCGACTACCGCGCCTCGATCGACGACCCGCGCATCGACAAGGTCCGCGTGCTGCGCCCCCAGGAGATCCCGACCTACCTGGAGCAGGGTCTGTTCGACCTCGGCATCACCGGCCGCGACTGGATCACCGAGACCGACGCCGACGTGGTGTCCCTGGGCGAGCTCAAGTACTCCAAGGTGACCTCCAACCCCGTCAAGGTGATCATGGCCGTCCCGGAGGACGCGCCCTGGCAGACGGTCGCCGACCTGCCCGACGGCGTCCGGATCTCCACCGAGTTCCCGGCCCTCACCGACCGGTTCCTGGAGAAGCACGGCGTCAAGGCCAAGGTCTTCCCGTCCTACGGCGCGACCGAGGCGAAGGTCCCGGACATCGTCGACGTCATCGTCGACCTCACCGAGACCGGCTCGTCGCTGCGCAAGAACGGCCTGCGCATCCTCGACACGCTGCTCACCAGCTACACCGAGCTGGTCGCCAACCGCGAGGCCTACGAGAACCCCGAGAAGCGCGCCGCGATGGAGGACATCGCGCTCCTGCTCCAGGGCGTCATCCGGGCCCGCGGCCAGGTGCTCATCAAGCTGAACGTGCCCGCCGGGCAGCTCCAGGACGTGCTGAACGTCGTCCCGGCCATGGCCTCCCCGACCGTCACGCCGCTCGCGGGCGGCGAGATGTACGCGGTCGAGAGCGTCGTCGCCAAGGCCGGCATCAACGAGCTCATCCCGAACGTCAAGGCCGCGGGCGGCCGCGACATCCTGGAGATCCCGATCTCCAAGATCGTCGACTAG